In one window of Desulforhabdus amnigena DNA:
- a CDS encoding DUF350 domain-containing protein, with protein MFMGALSLGVVYLIAVFILFMLGKYFFDLTHRKINLKEELVERDNLALALSMGGYFIGLTLAVGGGLAGPSVSITMDLIDIFLYGIIAILLLHLSVRINDWLILYRFSSEKEIIQDKNCGVGIIEAGNHVAMGMIINGAVASGGDIKTVLVFWILGQLTLVVASWVYCKITGFNVLDAIEKDNVAVGTAFAGMLLAVGNLIRFAVSGTFVSWAQNLGFFATVVVFGLIALPLVRKATDKLVLPGQRLTDELIHQENPNIGAGVIEGVVYIAMSFLIGWCFA; from the coding sequence ATGTTTATGGGCGCATTGTCACTGGGCGTAGTTTATCTGATAGCCGTCTTCATTTTGTTTATGCTCGGCAAGTATTTTTTTGATCTCACGCACCGTAAAATCAACCTCAAGGAGGAGCTCGTCGAGCGCGACAATCTGGCTTTGGCCCTCTCCATGGGGGGGTATTTCATCGGATTGACACTGGCCGTGGGGGGAGGATTGGCCGGCCCTTCCGTTTCCATCACCATGGACTTGATCGATATCTTTCTTTATGGAATCATAGCCATCTTGCTGCTCCATCTCTCTGTGCGCATCAATGACTGGCTGATTCTCTATCGGTTCAGCAGTGAAAAAGAAATCATTCAAGACAAGAATTGCGGCGTTGGAATCATTGAAGCGGGCAACCATGTGGCCATGGGGATGATCATAAACGGCGCCGTCGCAAGCGGAGGGGACATCAAAACGGTCCTTGTCTTCTGGATTTTGGGCCAGCTCACGCTTGTCGTTGCTTCATGGGTCTATTGTAAAATAACGGGCTTCAATGTTCTCGATGCCATCGAAAAGGACAATGTGGCGGTGGGAACCGCTTTTGCCGGAATGCTTCTGGCTGTGGGAAACCTCATACGCTTTGCAGTATCGGGAACTTTTGTTTCCTGGGCCCAAAATCTCGGTTTTTTTGCGACAGTCGTAGTGTTTGGTTTGATTGCGCTTCCTTTGGTCAGAAAAGCCACGGACAAGCTGGTTCTTCCGGGACAGCGCCTAACGGATGAGCTGATTCACCAGGAAAATCCCAACATCGGGGCTGGAGTGATCGAAGGGGTGGTCTACATTGCCATGTCCTTCCTGATCGGATGGTGTTTCGCCTGA
- a CDS encoding PspA/IM30 family protein has translation MAGIFSRLFKIGQSEVHAVVDQLEDPIKMTEQGIRDLKKDLAEAMQSLAQIKGLAIRLKKESDDALKLSQDYERKAMLLIQRAQNGEIDAQKAEQLAMEVLNEKQSFEKRALQLQTEYQAQNGMSQQLQHKVDELRKTISTYENELVTLRARAKTASSMKKINQQLSRIDSSSTIAMLEKMKQKVSEEESLATAYGDIAAQNASIEVRVNEALASPSMDSKRSLEDLKRKMGLLPFPTGS, from the coding sequence ATGGCAGGTATTTTTAGTCGATTGTTCAAAATCGGTCAGTCGGAAGTCCATGCCGTGGTGGATCAACTGGAAGATCCCATCAAAATGACCGAACAGGGGATTCGGGACTTGAAGAAGGACTTGGCGGAAGCCATGCAGAGCCTGGCGCAAATCAAGGGGCTCGCGATCCGCCTCAAGAAGGAATCCGATGACGCCTTAAAGCTTTCCCAGGATTATGAACGCAAGGCGATGCTGCTGATACAGCGGGCCCAGAATGGCGAAATTGATGCTCAGAAGGCGGAGCAACTGGCCATGGAAGTGCTCAATGAAAAGCAATCCTTCGAGAAGCGCGCCCTGCAGCTTCAGACGGAATACCAGGCACAAAATGGGATGTCTCAGCAACTGCAGCACAAGGTTGATGAGCTCCGCAAGACGATTTCCACCTATGAAAATGAACTGGTTACCCTGCGGGCCCGGGCCAAGACGGCGAGTTCCATGAAGAAGATCAATCAGCAGCTCTCCCGAATAGACTCTTCCAGCACCATCGCCATGCTCGAAAAGATGAAGCAGAAGGTCTCAGAAGAGGAATCCCTGGCCACAGCCTATGGTGATATCGCTGCACAGAATGCGAGCATCGAAGTGCGTGTCAATGAGGCTTTGGCCAGCCCGTCGATGGACTCAAAGCGTTCTTTGGAAGATTTGAAGCGAAAAATGGGGCTTCTGCCCTTTCCAACCGGTTCTTAA
- a CDS encoding cell division protein ZapB codes for MDQLRRLEQEVEALKASVAQLQQEIQALRQEQALRAHPVEEALGQRGLPVFFHGDQSQIIFPPDFSSLQKERFYRLMRRYSFRLFLRELIQAPEGSDWRALNRYCSLKTVRSYMKELSHMNIVELLPDFGYRLRSSPIPSFGPTLEWYVCEIFRREFLAPALFNIRLRQTRFGGDYDVISIVAGYLVYVEVKSSPPRGVESPAVIAFLNRIRDLQPHMAIFLVDTELRMKDKMVPLFEEAFEREHRNPEEWKAKRLVNEIFQIRHAIYLINSRKGIYSNLRHCFRDFLSGERKIS; via the coding sequence ATGGACCAACTCCGGCGACTGGAACAGGAAGTGGAAGCTCTAAAAGCCTCGGTGGCCCAATTGCAGCAGGAAATTCAGGCCTTGCGCCAGGAACAGGCTCTGAGGGCACATCCCGTCGAGGAGGCTCTTGGACAGAGGGGATTGCCGGTTTTCTTCCATGGAGACCAGTCTCAGATCATTTTTCCTCCCGATTTTTCATCCTTACAGAAAGAACGCTTCTATCGACTGATGCGGCGCTATTCCTTTCGCCTTTTTCTCCGGGAACTCATCCAGGCCCCGGAAGGAAGCGATTGGCGTGCTCTCAACCGTTATTGTTCCCTCAAGACCGTTCGTTCCTATATGAAGGAACTCTCCCACATGAACATAGTGGAACTTCTGCCGGATTTTGGCTACCGGCTGCGCAGCAGTCCTATTCCGAGTTTCGGCCCCACTTTGGAATGGTATGTGTGCGAGATCTTCCGACGGGAATTCCTTGCCCCGGCACTCTTCAATATTCGACTTCGGCAGACGCGCTTCGGCGGGGATTACGATGTGATCAGCATCGTTGCGGGATATCTGGTGTACGTGGAAGTAAAATCATCCCCCCCACGTGGAGTGGAAAGTCCGGCCGTTATAGCTTTCCTCAACCGGATTCGAGATCTTCAGCCACACATGGCCATTTTCCTCGTGGATACCGAACTGCGCATGAAGGATAAAATGGTGCCTCTTTTTGAAGAAGCCTTTGAAAGAGAACACCGAAACCCCGAGGAATGGAAGGCAAAGAGACTCGTCAATGAAATATTTCAGATTCGTCATGCTATTTATTTGATCAATAGCAGAAAAGGAATATATAGCAACTTGAGGCATTGCTTTAGAGATTTTCTCAGTGGTGAGAGAAAGATATCCTGA
- a CDS encoding divergent polysaccharide deacetylase family protein: protein MSSSATPKKTQKASAGRSSSTSKGGKRPAKKIPGKVGRGGYKSPSTATRRSFFLPLLTLWLLAIVVLSGLVYWGEGPEKISPKQESIQPSSSPVREKGPSSSRQNPDSKSPTTLVDPKASSSAHSFPFREEPAKTLKPMKPEEERDGGATPSARTSVPPKEDQPAQKKSYNEIRNSIEAETKESEISPPPDSTPDRVSAKDDVPDLHPKPGTSEKIPGKSSSESNLTNDASLPPFKPITPSGEPPVSVSPPRTRQDEPRPPKESLSLALHLPEGGQKPALKPSAPPVQSPTAPVAKVAIVIDDFGQNLEMAKNFLKVPLPLTFSILPYQRHSREIAKLVHDHHREVILHLPMEPQGYPKTNPGEGALLLSMSEKKIQDALESAIDSGFHISGVNNHMGSRFTENRDSMKILIRELSRRNLYFLDSYTSPRSVGMAIARDFRVPTARRDIFLDHVTTEDFTRSQINQLIRKAKIEGTAIAIGHPHESTLRVLLEASKLFEKEAVAVVPAGELMKNHPSPSEK from the coding sequence ATGTCTTCTTCTGCAACGCCCAAAAAAACCCAAAAAGCTTCGGCGGGGCGCAGTTCTTCCACTTCCAAAGGAGGAAAACGCCCCGCAAAGAAGATTCCAGGTAAAGTCGGTCGGGGGGGATACAAATCCCCTTCGACCGCGACACGCAGGTCTTTCTTCCTTCCCCTGCTGACTTTATGGCTGCTCGCCATTGTTGTTCTGTCCGGTTTGGTTTACTGGGGAGAAGGTCCCGAAAAAATTTCTCCAAAGCAGGAATCCATTCAACCTTCTTCTTCCCCCGTTCGAGAAAAAGGCCCGTCATCCTCCCGGCAAAATCCGGATTCCAAAAGCCCTACCACACTTGTTGATCCAAAGGCTTCTTCCTCCGCACATTCTTTTCCTTTCCGGGAAGAACCGGCGAAAACTCTGAAACCAATGAAGCCCGAGGAGGAAAGAGACGGAGGGGCGACGCCTTCGGCCAGGACTTCGGTTCCGCCGAAGGAAGACCAGCCGGCGCAGAAGAAATCTTACAACGAAATACGAAATTCCATCGAGGCGGAGACAAAGGAATCCGAAATTTCGCCACCACCAGACTCCACGCCAGACAGAGTGTCCGCCAAAGACGATGTGCCGGATCTGCATCCGAAACCCGGAACATCCGAGAAGATTCCTGGCAAGAGCTCGTCCGAATCCAACCTGACAAACGACGCTTCTCTACCCCCCTTCAAACCAATTACCCCTTCCGGGGAACCCCCGGTGTCGGTTTCCCCACCCAGAACACGGCAGGACGAGCCCCGCCCCCCCAAAGAGAGTCTATCCCTTGCCTTGCACCTCCCCGAAGGCGGTCAGAAACCAGCGTTGAAACCTTCCGCTCCGCCCGTGCAGTCTCCCACTGCACCTGTAGCCAAGGTAGCGATCGTAATTGATGATTTTGGTCAGAACCTTGAAATGGCCAAAAATTTTCTCAAGGTACCCCTTCCCCTCACCTTTTCCATTCTCCCCTATCAACGCCATAGCCGGGAAATAGCGAAGCTCGTGCACGATCACCATCGCGAGGTGATCCTCCACCTCCCCATGGAGCCGCAGGGATACCCCAAAACCAATCCAGGGGAGGGAGCCTTGCTCCTCTCCATGTCCGAAAAAAAAATCCAGGACGCCCTGGAATCTGCAATCGATTCCGGCTTCCACATCTCTGGAGTGAATAACCACATGGGATCCCGGTTCACAGAAAACAGGGACTCCATGAAGATTCTCATCCGGGAGCTGAGCCGGCGAAACCTGTACTTTCTTGATAGTTACACCAGTCCACGAAGTGTAGGAATGGCCATAGCCAGGGATTTCCGTGTTCCCACCGCACGGAGGGACATTTTCCTGGACCATGTTACGACAGAGGATTTCACGCGCTCCCAAATCAACCAACTCATTCGGAAAGCCAAAATCGAAGGCACTGCCATCGCCATCGGTCATCCCCATGAATCCACTCTCCGTGTGCTTCTTGAGGCCTCGAAACTGTTTGAGAAGGAGGCTGTTGCCGTAGTCCCCGCCGGTGAACTCATGAAGAACCACCCCTCGCCATCTGAAAAGTAG
- a CDS encoding S41 family peptidase encodes MLKKRKKAIILIAGVTFLLMGWSGLKAKTNSENSDIYQYLKLFSDVLNIVQDNYVEKVESKKLIYGAVTGMLRELDPHSSFLKPEDYKELQIETKGKFGGLGIEISIRDGVLTVVSPLEDTPADKAGIQANDQIIKIDDQPTQDMSLMDAVQKMRGPKGTKVKLTIIRKGERKPLEFELTRDIIAIQSIKFRTLDPGYGYLRISSFQSGTTSDLRKALDKLEEENRPLNGLVLDLRNDPGGLLDQAVEVSDEFLDKGLIVYTGGRLESQKMRFEAHKNSKPRDYPIIVLVNSGSASASEIVAGALQDHKRALILGEPTFGKGSVQTVIPLSDGSALRLTTSLYYTPSGRSIQAKGIEPDILVKREMPQKEDEESTEEVRRIREKDLPRHMENQKQETPSEVNETQAETQKMLTEDNQLRRALDLLKGYKIMNQTISNK; translated from the coding sequence ATGTTGAAAAAAAGAAAAAAGGCAATAATTCTGATTGCTGGAGTCACTTTCCTGCTCATGGGTTGGTCAGGCCTCAAAGCCAAAACAAACTCTGAGAATTCAGATATTTATCAATATCTAAAACTCTTCAGCGATGTTCTGAACATTGTCCAGGACAACTATGTGGAGAAAGTGGAATCCAAGAAGCTCATCTACGGGGCCGTTACCGGAATGCTTCGTGAATTGGATCCTCACTCTTCCTTCTTGAAACCTGAAGACTATAAAGAACTGCAAATCGAGACCAAAGGAAAGTTCGGAGGGCTCGGTATAGAAATCTCTATTCGTGACGGAGTCCTGACGGTGGTCTCGCCTCTTGAGGACACCCCGGCGGACAAGGCAGGCATCCAGGCCAATGATCAAATCATCAAGATCGACGACCAGCCGACTCAGGACATGTCTTTGATGGATGCCGTCCAGAAGATGCGGGGCCCCAAGGGTACCAAGGTCAAACTGACCATCATTCGGAAGGGAGAGCGCAAGCCCCTGGAATTTGAATTGACACGGGATATTATCGCCATCCAGAGCATTAAGTTCAGAACGCTTGACCCCGGTTATGGATACCTGCGTATCTCCAGTTTCCAAAGCGGCACCACCAGCGATCTTCGCAAGGCGTTGGACAAACTGGAAGAGGAAAACCGGCCCTTGAACGGTTTGGTTCTCGATTTGAGAAACGATCCCGGCGGGCTTTTGGACCAGGCGGTCGAGGTCAGCGATGAATTCCTGGACAAGGGGTTGATCGTTTATACGGGTGGAAGGCTGGAAAGCCAGAAAATGCGGTTTGAAGCTCACAAGAATTCCAAACCGCGGGATTACCCCATTATCGTACTGGTCAATTCAGGCAGCGCCAGCGCCTCGGAAATCGTGGCCGGTGCGTTGCAGGATCACAAGAGAGCTCTCATTTTAGGAGAACCCACCTTCGGCAAGGGATCGGTCCAGACGGTAATTCCCTTGAGCGACGGCTCCGCTCTCCGCCTCACCACGTCTCTCTATTACACCCCCTCGGGCCGGTCCATACAGGCAAAAGGCATCGAGCCGGATATTTTAGTGAAGCGTGAAATGCCCCAGAAGGAAGACGAGGAGAGCACAGAAGAAGTACGCCGCATTCGAGAGAAAGACCTCCCCAGGCATATGGAAAATCAAAAACAGGAGACCCCTTCGGAAGTGAATGAGACGCAGGCGGAAACGCAAAAAATGCTGACGGAAGACAATCAGCTTCGGAGAGCCCTGGACCTGCTCAAAGGCTACAAGATCATGAACCAAACCATCTCGAATAAGTAG
- a CDS encoding cell division protein FtsX, producing the protein MNKKIFTLLLERTWDSLCSDAISWTAGFLALSLCFFVQGLLCLAFMTSEIVAPSWMENDRATIYFRPGASAQEQDRLAQELKSWPEIKTVSLKSKEDARKEMESLLGQMKGILQDLGDNFLPSSLDIEFHSKIAAAEGTDALIEKIRQYPQVDEVLYGKGQSKEVKLFINLLKYIEFGGMGFITLVSILIIFGIGRTTVCVCHDTVVIYNLVGAPPIYNKLPFYMAGILLGMTSSFLATGGLIFFFFQFRPALPDLLVSAIPMKSSQMALIALVLLTSGIVVGWTGSWLALKKSVRF; encoded by the coding sequence ATGAACAAAAAAATCTTCACTCTTCTTCTGGAACGCACTTGGGACAGTCTTTGTTCAGACGCTATTTCCTGGACCGCAGGCTTCCTTGCTCTCTCACTCTGTTTCTTTGTCCAGGGCCTTCTATGTCTGGCTTTCATGACCTCGGAGATCGTGGCTCCTTCATGGATGGAGAACGACAGAGCGACAATCTATTTTCGTCCCGGAGCATCTGCCCAGGAACAGGATCGCCTTGCCCAGGAACTGAAATCCTGGCCTGAAATCAAAACGGTTTCCCTCAAATCGAAAGAAGATGCGCGAAAGGAAATGGAAAGCCTGCTGGGGCAAATGAAAGGGATTTTGCAAGACCTTGGCGACAACTTCCTTCCCTCCTCCCTGGACATTGAATTCCATTCCAAAATAGCGGCGGCGGAAGGAACCGACGCCCTTATAGAAAAAATCAGACAATATCCGCAAGTTGACGAAGTCCTCTATGGAAAAGGGCAGTCAAAAGAGGTAAAATTATTTATAAATTTGTTGAAATATATAGAGTTCGGGGGGATGGGCTTCATCACTCTTGTCTCCATCCTCATTATCTTTGGCATCGGCAGAACGACTGTTTGTGTTTGTCATGACACGGTGGTGATATACAACCTGGTGGGAGCGCCCCCTATTTACAATAAATTGCCCTTCTATATGGCAGGCATTCTTCTGGGAATGACGAGTTCGTTTCTTGCAACCGGCGGTTTGATCTTTTTCTTCTTTCAATTCAGACCGGCCCTGCCCGATTTGCTCGTGTCGGCCATCCCTATGAAGTCCTCCCAAATGGCACTGATCGCTTTGGTGCTTTTGACTTCCGGTATCGTGGTCGGTTGGACCGGCTCATGGCTTGCTCTGAAAAAGAGTGTGAGATTTTGA
- a CDS encoding YbjN domain-containing protein → MSDNMEKVKSFLIDLDMVITEEDPAEELLIVEDEENGIKNLILDCEDPILIVEQLIMPVPPANQLDFFRRLLQMNATLVHGAFILDEEARYVFFRDTLQLENLDKNELEGSIRALAFALAEHGNELIRFSTEG, encoded by the coding sequence ATGTCGGACAACATGGAAAAGGTCAAAAGCTTTTTGATAGACCTCGATATGGTCATTACTGAAGAAGATCCAGCAGAAGAACTACTCATAGTGGAAGACGAGGAAAACGGCATCAAAAACCTCATCCTCGATTGTGAAGATCCCATTCTCATTGTGGAGCAGCTGATCATGCCCGTACCGCCGGCGAACCAGCTGGACTTCTTTCGAAGACTTCTGCAGATGAATGCAACCCTGGTGCATGGAGCTTTCATACTGGATGAGGAAGCCCGGTACGTTTTTTTTCGAGACACTTTACAGTTGGAAAATCTGGACAAGAATGAGTTGGAAGGTTCCATTCGGGCTCTGGCGTTCGCCCTTGCGGAACACGGCAATGAACTGATCCGGTTCAGTACTGAAGGTTAA
- a CDS encoding murein hydrolase activator EnvC family protein yields MPPEKKEALVNQLNQLDERLPQLVSQKEEASNEMKRLEVEQADILDTLNNLRGYTQRLSDLVKARLVTLYKFKQMGYAISLLTAAGSNGAIRGGYTAARIMEEDQRILKVHQQKQAEIENFEKILSQMGDRFNALKFQKEAHEREILAVQEQKAELLKQVRLEEGLYAQYNTKFIESQKRLGEKAFYRKPIFDFRSKTFSTLQGTLPLPTPGKVIHTYKSGTETYTHSLYQNGIVLLAPKGQPVQAIHGGIVVYADWFKEYGKVMIIDHGDHYYSLIAHADQLHKQVGDSVEAGEKIACVGNSGSPDGAKLYFELRHYGKAVNPMEWLAVHNFSKE; encoded by the coding sequence ATGCCCCCGGAAAAAAAAGAGGCTCTGGTGAATCAGCTCAACCAATTGGACGAAAGGTTGCCCCAGCTTGTCTCCCAAAAGGAAGAGGCTTCAAACGAGATGAAAAGACTGGAAGTGGAACAGGCGGATATTCTGGACACATTGAACAATTTACGGGGATACACCCAGCGGTTGAGCGATTTGGTGAAAGCCAGGTTGGTGACTCTTTACAAGTTCAAGCAAATGGGCTATGCAATTTCTTTGCTCACTGCCGCCGGATCAAACGGCGCCATCAGGGGAGGCTACACTGCGGCAAGGATTATGGAGGAGGACCAACGAATCCTAAAAGTCCACCAACAAAAGCAGGCTGAAATCGAGAATTTCGAAAAAATACTTTCTCAGATGGGTGACCGATTCAATGCGCTGAAGTTTCAAAAGGAGGCTCACGAGCGAGAAATTCTAGCCGTACAGGAGCAGAAGGCTGAACTTCTGAAGCAGGTTCGTCTGGAGGAGGGCCTTTATGCACAGTATAATACAAAATTTATTGAAAGTCAGAAGAGACTGGGCGAAAAAGCTTTTTACCGAAAACCCATCTTTGATTTTCGTTCAAAGACCTTTTCTACACTTCAGGGGACGTTGCCGCTTCCCACTCCTGGGAAGGTGATTCATACTTATAAATCGGGGACAGAAACCTACACGCATTCCTTATATCAAAACGGGATAGTCCTCCTGGCCCCGAAAGGGCAACCGGTGCAGGCTATTCATGGCGGCATCGTGGTCTATGCCGACTGGTTCAAAGAATACGGAAAAGTGATGATTATCGATCACGGAGATCATTACTACAGCCTGATTGCCCATGCTGACCAGCTCCATAAACAAGTGGGAGATAGTGTAGAAGCAGGCGAGAAAATTGCGTGTGTTGGAAATTCCGGTTCTCCCGATGGAGCGAAGCTCTATTTTGAATTGAGGCATTACGGAAAAGCGGTTAATCCCATGGAATGGTTGGCGGTTCATAATTTTTCGAAAGAGTGA
- a CDS encoding cell division ATP-binding protein FtsE: MMCLIQCLHVFKTYDSPNPVLQDINLEIFQGDFVFLLGKSGSGKSTFLKALFGLTPLDRGHIFIEGKDISQLTPREVPYFRREVGTVFQDFKLLTHKSVFKNVALPLEIVGRDDLFIQKRVHTILSDLNLDQKADVPCGHLSAAEQQRVAIARAVVNDPVIFLGDEPTASLDAQEVRQVLRLLDDMRIIGTTVVLTTHNASLPAMVPQSRVVVLHQGRLIEQTASSPSS, translated from the coding sequence ATGATGTGTTTGATTCAGTGCCTTCATGTTTTCAAAACGTATGACTCTCCAAACCCTGTTTTACAGGATATCAACCTGGAAATCTTTCAGGGGGACTTCGTCTTTCTGCTGGGAAAAAGCGGGTCCGGCAAGAGTACCTTTCTGAAGGCGCTTTTCGGCCTGACGCCCCTTGATCGCGGCCACATCTTTATCGAGGGAAAAGACATTTCCCAACTCACGCCCAGGGAAGTACCCTATTTCAGGAGAGAGGTGGGAACCGTTTTTCAGGATTTCAAACTCCTGACACACAAGAGTGTTTTCAAAAACGTTGCTCTACCCCTCGAAATTGTCGGCAGAGACGATCTTTTCATCCAAAAGAGGGTGCACACGATCCTCAGCGATTTGAACCTGGATCAAAAAGCTGACGTTCCATGCGGACATCTATCGGCAGCGGAGCAACAGAGGGTCGCTATTGCACGGGCGGTCGTAAACGATCCGGTGATCTTTTTGGGTGATGAACCGACGGCAAGCCTGGATGCCCAGGAAGTGCGGCAGGTATTGAGATTGTTGGACGATATGCGGATCATCGGCACAACGGTGGTTTTGACTACACACAATGCATCGCTACCGGCCATGGTTCCCCAAAGCCGCGTAGTGGTCCTTCACCAGGGGAGACTCATAGAACAAACCGCTTCGTCTCCATCTTCATGA